In the Plasmodium yoelii strain 17X genome assembly, chromosome: 3 genome, one interval contains:
- a CDS encoding rRNA methyltransferase, putative, producing the protein MQKKYTKHFVLFFFLTINKFVIKNDHNISRTNLDRVSIPRNKKKYKLLNLYNDRKKNILTNIKRNSFLDIQNKNDIDYIYGLNSVYSVLKKNERKIDKAIINKNAKRNKKIHKEAYDYILNTIKEKNIQIVYKTKNEMDELVGGFPHNDIIIEATYRYMKNYRHFINNKKTTNNNNNNNNNIFICLHNVYDNMNVGNICRSILFFGGDSIFLKRKKKKGEHKNYIKIDTPILHSSVGASEYLNFFHVNNMENFISSLKEKGFTILSTSSPKNNTRMTNFVELKNMKINKNEKVMIILGNESKGLSEDIIKNSDICIYINNLYDEKNIQPNLKNINDNLIVNSLNVNNVCSIILHHFQSNIL; encoded by the exons ATGCAAAAGAAATATACAAAACATTttgtacttttttttttcttaactattaataaatttgtgATAAAAAATGACCACAATATAAGTCGAACTAATCTCGATAGAGTATCTATCcctagaaataaaaaaaaatacaaattactcaatttatataatgatagaaaaaaaaatatattaacaaatataaaaagaaacTCTTTTCtagatatacaaaataaaaatgacattgattatatatatggcTTGAATTCTGTATATTCGgtccttaaaaaaaatgaaagaaaaatCGACAAAGCTATA ATTAACAAAAATGCCAAAAGGAATAAGAAGATCCACAAAGAGGCCTATGATTATATCTTAAACAcaataaaagagaaaaatatacaaattgtttataaaacaaaaaatgaaatggaTGAACTAGTAGGGGGATTTCCTCACAATGACATTATAATTGAAGCTACTTATAgatatatgaaaaattatagacattttataaataataaaaaaacaacaaataataataacaataataataataatatatttatttgccTACATAATGTTTATGACAATATGAATGTTGGAAATATTTGTAggtctattttattttttggggGTGActcaatatttttaaaacggaaaaaaaaaaaaggcgaacataaaaattatataaaaatagataCACCTATTTTACATTCAAGTGTTGGCGCCTCAgaatatttgaatttttttcatgtaaataatatg gAAAACTTTATCTCATCTTTAAAAGAAAAGGGATTTACCATACTATCTACAA GCTCCCCAAAGAATAACACACGAATGACAAATTTTGTAGaacttaaaaatatgaaaataaataaaaatgaaaaagtgATGATAATACTGGGTAATGAAAGCAAAGGACTAAGTGAGGACATTATAAAAAACTCAGATATttgcatttatataaataatttatatgatgaaaaaaatattcaacccaatttaaaaaatataaatgataatttaatTGTTAATAGTCTTAATGTAAACAATGTATGTTCTATTATTCTACACCATTTCCAGTCCAACATATTATGA